The Anolis carolinensis isolate JA03-04 chromosome 2, rAnoCar3.1.pri, whole genome shotgun sequence genome contains the following window.
CAGTAATAGAACTTTGAGAACAAAAACTATGTCTGTCAATGTCAAGGCAAGCATTTCTCTCATAGTCCAGTTGATGTGGTGCAGTCATCATACAAACACTTACAGTTTTAATGTGGAGGTTGCTTCATTAAGGTTCTTGAATGTGAAATTCTGCCCTCATGTAACGTCTGCGTGTCGATAAAATAATTGTGCTAGAAGCCTTTTAATATGGAGTGGGATgctgggcagttaaagtggccctTGTTatttgctggagtttggttccaagacccctaGTAGATATCAATATTAGTGggtgctgaagtcccattatatacagtggtgtagtaaaagtGCATCAAGGTTCGCTTTTGAAAATTgtaaattgttattatttctgaGCTGTGGATAGTTAGCCATAAATAAAGAATTcactgatattatttatttatttgcttatttacaTCCCGCTTTCCCCCCATAATAGGACTCAAAGCGGCGTACAAAAAACACAATAGGGAGGACCATCTATATACTTCCTGACTGCTTCTCTGTTAGAATAGTGCTCGTATTGAAATAGTTGCTATTGCTTTCCTCCTTATCCCCATCATTTTACAGTTCAcaatcttcttttttcttctccttctttttctttttgaaagtgTCATATTCATTGGATAGTGCTATATAAAGAAATGACAGTAACAAGTCTTCACCAATCTGTTTAAAATTTGCAGTATGGCCTTAGATAACAAGGAGGAAAAACTTCTGTATTTTGGAGACTCTGAAATTAAAACATGAAAGCCTTCTGCAATCTGCTGTCCTATATATGCTTGAGATTACAGATCCAGTGTTCTTGATCACTGGTATGCTTAGGGCATATGGGTGTTAtgctccaaaatatttggagggcaACAGGTTGTGGGATGCTACATACCAAGGCCAGGGAACTAGCAATAAGAATTCACAACAACAGAGTACaagataagtgttggaaatgtgaaactcAGGAGGGGtcttttttccatatgtggtggacctgtaaaattgcaaaaaaaaaaaaagtggacaaaaatacatggaaaaattcaagaaatattaggaataaattttcaaatgaaaccagaatactttctcTTAGGAATGCCAGATTTTGAAATGGATTTAAGCAAAGATATACTATTTAATTATTTGGTGACAGCAGCTAGAATAATTTATGCCAAAAACTGGAAATTGAAAGAAACCCCCTGGATAGAAGACTGGATATTGAAAATATTAGATATCATGAATATGGACAACTTAACACAATGTCCTAAAAGAAATTAAGGCATACCAAAGAAATCAGCTGATTGGACACttttgaaagaatatttaaaataagaaacGAAGAGAAGTAGATTCCCAATCATAAAAATAGCATGAACAAATGggtggttgtgttcttaaagaaaagaaatgtatatttttatacaAATATATGGACGTTTTAAACTTCGATAGAAGAGATCAGAAGTTaacaaaccttttttttaacACTCCTTTGCTACTTCCCTACTTTCCTTTACTAtttatgttctcccacttttattgtaaaaggaaaatacttgtgggtttttgtgtgtgtgtgcatatatatatggggttatttttttctcattttctctttcttctctaataaaaatgaattttaaaaaacctgcCATATATAATATATGAGCCAACATCATTTGTAAGTCAAGTACAGGTCGGTGTGGGTGTGCgcacaaaattgtggattttgatatgattcatgGTTAAATCAAGGGTCATTTTGTGGAAAGCAGAAAGCAGCAATGCTGCCTCTTGGACACTACCATAATTTCCTTAcggtattcaaaaaggccagaagcagcaccatgaTGGAGAGAGTAGATGGGCCACTGCTTCTTTTAAGTTTTCTTGGGATATTTTCTTTTTACAAACATTTCCAGACttgtacatgaatatatacagtaactggTTTATTTTAGCTTGAGCTTGGATGACTTTCAATCCATATCTTCAGCGGACCAATCCAGTGAGACACTTTCTGGACCATAGTAGGAGCAGCAACAAATAATTTCTTAAATGATCAGAGTaatgagtttatttttaaaataaaattttacacaTTTCAAGGTGGCTTGAATTTGCATCTTTTTTCTTTCAGAGATAATGTAGAAACTGTATGGAGAGGAAAAACCATACAACACCCGATGCAACCATGGAATTCCTGCTTCTGGGATTTTCTGACCTCTTCCACTTGCAGACCGTTCTCTTCATCATTTTCTTAGTCATACATCTGGCCACACTTACAGGAAACCTTCTCATTCTTCTAGCAGTAGCTGCTGAGCAATGCCGCCCTCCGatgcttcttttcctcttccagcTCTCTGCTATTGAGCTTTGCTACACCCTTGTCGTTGCCCCCAGGATGCTGGTGAGCCTCAGCAATCCCAGAAGAAATACCATCTCCTTTCTAGGCTGTGCTACTCAGATGCATTTCTTTGTGGCTCTGGGAGGGGCTGAATGTTTTCTCCTCACAGTCATGTCCTATGATCGCTATATGGCCATCTGCCGGCCCCTGCACTATGTGGCAGTGATGAACCAAGGCTTCTGCCTTCAGCTTGCCATCTTCTGCTGCCTTGGTGGCTTTGCAATCTCATTGGGCCTGACAGCAGCAGTCTTCTGCCAGCCTTTCTGTGCTTCCCACCATATCGATCATTTCTTTTGTGATGTGCCTGCTTTACTGCACTTGGCTTGCACTGAGAGCTACACCAGTGAACTACCACTTCTTGCAGCTTGCATCCTCAttctcctgctccccttcctcctcaTCCTTGCCTCCTACATCTGCATCATACTGGCCATGTTGCAGATTCGTGATTCTGCTGGCCGAGGCAAAGCCTTTTCAACGTGTGCTTCTCACTTGACTGTCACTCTTTTACATTATGGCTGTGCCACCTTTGTGTACGTCCGACCCAAGTCTATATATTCACCAGGCAGGGATAAGATGGTAAGTCTCCTTTACATCAACATCACTCCCTTGCTTTATCCCTTGATTTACAGTCTCCAGAACAAAGAAATCAAAGGAGCTGTGAGAAAGCTGCTGCGAAAAAGATTAGCTCAGCTGGACTGGCGTGCCTTTAAGACCAGGTCTGAACAATTGGTGAACCATTGAACTTAACACAGTCCAGAAACAAAggcaacttttttttcttttttttaaaataatttttatttatgattttccaaataaataaaaagtgtggGAACAATATGATAAGTAGAAAGAATGAATATGCAAGATTGCAAGaggagaaaataaaggaaaaagagaaaaaaggaaaaaaagaaaaaaaagagaaaacaaaccaAACCTTGTCCatatgtacatatacacacacacacacctctgtatatatgtatatatgtattcctGCACATAAACTTGTTAACTGGTACCCACTCCCTACCCTTCCAGATCTTCTGCACTGCTGAGTCAAATTCCTTCTCTTCTGAACATTATTGCTACAAAAGCTCTTATTTCTTATGAGCCGAAGATTGGTTTTAAACATGTCCAATCTGTTTTTATCCTTGGTGGATTGCTCTGTGATATTATTTGAGTTAGTAGGTCCATGTTCCTTATATCTAGTAGTTTCATCAACCATTTTTCCACTGTAGGTGTCTCTTGCGTCTTTTTTTCCATGTTGTAAATAGCAAGAAGCTAATAAATAAACAAGTCTGTCATAAAAGACAGCCCACTAAAGACTTCCTTAACCACTGGACTTTGTTGCTGGTTTTGGCTACAAAGCAGTGGAACTGTCAAACATTGGCTTGCATATAGTCATGCAGCCATATTTATCTTGTGGGTCACAAGTTGTGTACAGTATAACAAATGTATATTGTCTatgtgataaggtaaaggtaaagatttctcctgactttaagtccagtcgtgtccgactctgggggttggtgctcatctccatttctaagccaaagagccggcgttgtctgtagacaccttctaggtcatgtggccagcatgactgcatggagcgctgttaccttcccgcagaagcagtacctactgatctactcacatttgcatgttttcaaactgctaggtttgcagaaactgaggctaatagtgggagctcactctcttccccagattcgaaccaccaaccttttggacagcaagttcagcagctcagtggtttaatctgctgcaccactgggggctcaatcTATGTGATAGCTGCAACAAATATTGGAAAATACACTGCAATCCTATATCTACTCAGAAGTGAAACTCACTGAATTAAATGGGAATTGAACTCTGACATACCGGTAGTAGTGCAGTTACAAATGTCCTCTTTggaagctgtttttttaaaaagaaagaaatgggttGAAATGGAagtatttctctcacagttgccCAGTACTTTCATCTCGGAATATGTAAATACTCAGAATGTTTGTGCAGCTGTCATGGCCCAAATACCTTGGCAGGCCCAACTGTTGAAACCTGCCTCATTCCCCACCTTATCCCTTAAGTCCTGAAATCAGTTACTTTTAACATAATGTCCTTGATCTAACCTTTCTGTGAAGTGTTAGGGAAATATAGCAATTCCATCACGCCTCTTAGCTGGGTGCTTACCTTCTAGCTGCTTCTTAGTCaacagggagatgttgacaagctggaaagcgtccagaggagggcgactaaaatgattaagggtctggagaacaagccctatgaggagcggcttaaagagctgggcatgtttagcctgcagaagagaaggctgagaggtgacatgatagccatgtacaaatacgtggagggaagtcatagggaggagggagcaagcttgttttctgctgccctggagactaggacgcggaacaatggcttcaaactacaggaaaggagattccacctgaacatcaggaagaacttcctcactgtgagagctgttcagcaatggaactctctcccccgggctgtggtggaggctccttctttggaggcttttaagcagaggttggatggccatctgttgggggtgcttggaATGCGAAcctcctgtttcttggcaggggttggactggatggcccgtgagatctcttccaactctatgattctgtgattttgatgctgtctggaagcgccccgaGAGCAGAAGCAAGTAGGCCGACTACATATTTCCTCTAATCCTCTATAATGATCATTTAACACAGCTTCGAAGTGACTTGAATCTGCAGTGCCTACAAAAGGCACACTGCCAATGCATGCTGCAGTATGCATTAAAGAAAGTTGCAAGGATGTCCAGGTTAAGGCCTTTAATGTGCTGCAACAGATCCCAATATATCCCACATCCCAGGGTGATCAGTTTTTCGATAACAAAATCACATAACAAGAATGCACAGAAATACTAGTGGAGCTAGATTATTTTCATGTGTAAATCCTGGAGTTACTGCTAGTCCATGCAGACCGAGGGTAGACTTCATGAGGCTACATGTAGCTCTGAAGCTTTCCTCTTGAATTTTACATTGTAGCCAAGCAAATGTTGAAATCACCAAATGTACAAGAAGATCCCAATGGAAGCAAAGCGACAATATCAGCAGACCCCACAAGATGGCACACAAgagtatttttctctttttaggaTGACCCGGAGAAGAAGAGTTTCTGTTTCATTTAGTTTCTCACTTTTCTCCTGATTACTGTTCCTTCCTATTTCTAGCTAAAGTTGCAAGGCTCTGCTTATCTGCTGAGGGTGAAACTGGGTAA
Protein-coding sequences here:
- the LOC100567020 gene encoding olfactory receptor 10AC1; the encoded protein is MERKNHTTPDATMEFLLLGFSDLFHLQTVLFIIFLVIHLATLTGNLLILLAVAAEQCRPPMLLFLFQLSAIELCYTLVVAPRMLVSLSNPRRNTISFLGCATQMHFFVALGGAECFLLTVMSYDRYMAICRPLHYVAVMNQGFCLQLAIFCCLGGFAISLGLTAAVFCQPFCASHHIDHFFCDVPALLHLACTESYTSELPLLAACILILLLPFLLILASYICIILAMLQIRDSAGRGKAFSTCASHLTVTLLHYGCATFVYVRPKSIYSPGRDKMVSLLYINITPLLYPLIYSLQNKEIKGAVRKLLRKRLAQLDWRAFKTRSEQLVNH